Proteins from a single region of Sinorhizobium meliloti:
- a CDS encoding c-type cytochrome: protein MRIVRSIAPLAALALQGCAGIQSALEPTGTEAERINALSWLLILFSTVVLVGVCAIAAVALFAGDALRARISGERMVVGGGILFPILSLSVLLTYGFYLMGPGSSTAHMGGAHTGGGLRIEVVGERWWWRVTYVDETGRRIESANEIRLPVGRPVELELTSADVIHSFWVPRLAGKLDMIPGHTNRLTLQATQAGVSRGQCAEYCGGPHAFMSFYVIAMPEDHFAPWLAGEAGDAAAAKQDQAAGQALFLSSGCAACHRVRGTDARGTIGPDLTHVGSRHSLAAATLENDVAAFVRWIKDGQHVKPENLMPPYEIFTDDELRQLAAYLDQLR from the coding sequence GTGAGAATCGTCAGGTCGATCGCGCCGCTCGCCGCTCTCGCCCTACAGGGCTGCGCCGGCATTCAGTCGGCCTTGGAGCCGACAGGTACCGAGGCGGAGCGCATCAATGCTCTCAGCTGGCTCCTGATCCTATTCTCCACAGTTGTCCTCGTGGGCGTCTGTGCGATCGCGGCCGTCGCGCTTTTTGCCGGCGACGCCTTGCGTGCACGGATATCTGGGGAACGAATGGTAGTCGGAGGCGGCATCTTATTCCCGATACTCTCCCTTAGCGTTCTGCTGACCTATGGCTTTTACCTGATGGGGCCGGGCTCATCTACCGCGCACATGGGCGGCGCGCACACGGGCGGCGGGTTGCGCATCGAGGTCGTGGGCGAGCGCTGGTGGTGGCGGGTGACCTATGTGGACGAGACCGGACGCCGCATCGAGAGCGCCAACGAAATCCGGCTGCCGGTTGGCCGGCCGGTGGAGTTGGAGCTGACATCGGCCGATGTGATCCACAGCTTCTGGGTGCCACGGCTCGCCGGAAAGCTCGACATGATACCCGGCCACACCAACAGGCTGACGCTTCAAGCGACGCAGGCCGGCGTCAGTCGCGGCCAGTGCGCGGAATATTGCGGCGGGCCGCACGCCTTCATGTCCTTTTACGTGATCGCCATGCCCGAAGATCATTTTGCCCCCTGGCTCGCAGGGGAGGCCGGCGACGCCGCGGCTGCGAAACAGGACCAGGCCGCGGGGCAGGCGCTTTTCCTCTCCTCCGGCTGCGCCGCATGCCACCGGGTCCGCGGCACGGATGCCCGGGGTACGATCGGCCCCGACCTCACGCATGTGGGCAGCCGGCACTCGCTCGCCGCCGCTACGCTCGAAAACGACGTCGCCGCCTTCGTCCGCTGGATCAAGGACGGCCAGCACGTGAAGCCGGAAAATCTGATGCCGCCATACGAAATCTTCACCGACGACGAATTGCGGCAGCTCGCTGCCTATCTGGACCAGTTGAGGTGA
- a CDS encoding sodium:calcium antiporter — MLDFAGLGLWLNLAIFAGAAATVWMAGVQITHYARVISDRTGIGQAFIGVVLLGGVTSLPELAVAVSASIAGDASLAVNSMLGGIAMQVALLALADMLIGRQALTSVIPDPIVMLQGGFKILLLSIVIASIVVGDVPVLHSGLWMWALAAVTGLSLWVLSRAQHRKSWIANDQHERQEREESEASEETKEGGKSLSAAGWSAAATGAVIITAGYLLSRTADAIAESTGLGQSFVGLVLVAIATSLPEASTVFTAARAGLYTMAMSDIFGTNLFDLSFLFFIDVAGGADAGMNSAGRFEAFAALIAITVTAIFFIGLVERRDRTILKMGYDSFAVLCVYLAGLVVLYFLRDPGSGGG, encoded by the coding sequence ATGCTTGACTTCGCCGGCCTTGGACTTTGGTTGAATCTCGCGATTTTCGCGGGGGCGGCCGCTACGGTGTGGATGGCGGGTGTGCAGATTACCCACTACGCACGCGTGATCAGCGACAGGACGGGCATCGGACAGGCCTTCATCGGCGTCGTGCTTTTGGGCGGCGTCACCTCTTTGCCGGAGCTGGCGGTGGCGGTGAGTGCGTCGATTGCCGGGGATGCAAGCCTCGCGGTCAACAGCATGCTCGGAGGCATCGCCATGCAGGTGGCGCTCCTGGCTCTTGCCGACATGTTGATTGGCCGTCAGGCGCTGACCTCTGTCATCCCCGACCCGATCGTGATGCTCCAGGGCGGTTTCAAAATTCTCCTGTTGTCGATCGTGATCGCCTCGATCGTGGTCGGCGACGTGCCAGTGCTTCATTCCGGCCTTTGGATGTGGGCCCTGGCCGCCGTTACCGGCCTCAGTTTATGGGTTCTCTCTCGCGCGCAACATCGCAAGTCCTGGATAGCCAATGACCAGCACGAGAGACAGGAGCGAGAGGAATCTGAGGCGTCCGAAGAAACCAAGGAAGGCGGCAAGTCTCTAAGCGCAGCGGGTTGGTCTGCCGCCGCCACTGGCGCGGTCATTATCACAGCGGGCTATCTGCTTTCACGTACGGCGGACGCCATCGCTGAAAGCACCGGGCTCGGCCAAAGCTTCGTCGGATTAGTCCTCGTCGCAATCGCCACCTCTCTTCCGGAAGCAAGCACGGTGTTCACCGCGGCGCGAGCCGGCCTCTATACGATGGCGATGTCGGACATCTTCGGCACAAATCTCTTCGATCTCTCCTTCCTCTTCTTCATTGACGTCGCGGGAGGCGCCGACGCGGGTATGAACAGCGCGGGACGCTTCGAGGCCTTTGCCGCCCTGATCGCCATCACCGTCACGGCGATCTTCTTCATCGGGCTGGTCGAGCGGCGGGACCGGACGATCCTCAAGATGGGCTACGACTCCTTCGCTGTCCTCTGCGTTTACCTTGCGGGGCTCGTCGTCCTCTATTTCCTGCGCGACCCCGGCAGCGGAGGCGGATGA
- the ctaD gene encoding cytochrome c oxidase subunit I: MELPNPEPRPEGEVRELERIWATPRGWRLVTAVNNTVIGLLYIGVAFLFFLMAGVLAVIMRTQLANGDSRLIDQDLYNQMFTVHGTTMMFLFAVPAVEALGVMLLPQMLAARDLPFPRLSAFAIWAYVVGGLVFFSTIFYDLAPKGGWFMYPPLTLMEYSPGDNADFWLLGIGFIEISAIAGAVEIVVGALRTRPPGMSLAKMPIFAWTMLIFASMIMFAFPAVILATMMLEIERAFGWPFFTAALGGDPLLWQHLFWFFGHPEVYIIFLPAAGLVSMIVPTMARTPLVGYHLIVVALIGTGFFSFGLWVHHMFTTGIPALSLAFFSAASMAVAVPSGIQVFSWIATIAAGRQRFRITTASLFILGFLFIFTLGGLTGVMVAMVPFDYQVHDTYFVVAHFHYVLIGGFVFPLFAAFYYWMPLFSRRMLSERLGRWVFWLIFIGFNVTFLPMHLTGLRGMPRRVWTYPGEMGWDTLNLISTVGTYVLAVGVLVFLVDLAAKFRLGNGPQENPWGAGTLEWLPNDVYSTRSIPHITSREPLWDRPSLPQEVRDGHHYLPNAPTGGRETVVTSPIHARPQYVIQMPGPGWPPFLAAVFTAAFFLLLTVKLVTVAVACGVLAVVFILVWAWGLDPGPSKGMIEIAKGVRLPTYMSGPSSHSWWAMVVLMFVAASLYLAYVFSYLFLWVVSPEVWAPVGSPEPPPIPWSAGSAALLLGGSAVLWFVSRRLSSMTASRVAMSCALLLSLACVTGAFALELRGHLATGLGPGENAYAAMVYLGAVLFGQLVFALLIMGLFTIARHLAGKLDAVRRVTYDNYALLYHYTVAQSLFGLGLIHGFPRLIG, encoded by the coding sequence ATGGAACTGCCCAATCCCGAACCCCGGCCCGAAGGAGAAGTCCGCGAACTCGAACGCATCTGGGCGACGCCGCGCGGTTGGCGGCTGGTTACAGCTGTCAACAATACGGTCATCGGCCTCCTGTACATCGGCGTCGCGTTTCTCTTCTTCCTGATGGCCGGTGTGCTGGCCGTGATCATGCGCACGCAGCTCGCCAACGGCGACAGCAGGCTGATCGACCAGGACCTCTACAACCAGATGTTCACCGTTCATGGCACGACGATGATGTTCCTCTTCGCCGTGCCGGCGGTCGAGGCGCTCGGCGTGATGCTGCTGCCCCAGATGCTGGCGGCGCGTGACCTGCCGTTTCCACGCCTCAGCGCCTTCGCCATATGGGCCTATGTGGTCGGCGGGCTGGTCTTCTTCTCGACCATCTTCTACGACCTCGCGCCGAAAGGCGGCTGGTTCATGTATCCGCCGCTGACCCTCATGGAGTATTCGCCCGGCGACAATGCCGATTTCTGGCTGCTCGGCATCGGCTTCATCGAAATTTCGGCAATCGCCGGAGCGGTCGAGATCGTCGTCGGCGCCCTGAGGACCCGCCCACCCGGCATGTCGCTCGCCAAGATGCCGATCTTTGCCTGGACGATGCTGATCTTCGCCAGCATGATCATGTTCGCCTTCCCGGCAGTGATCCTGGCAACCATGATGCTGGAAATCGAGCGGGCGTTCGGGTGGCCGTTCTTCACTGCTGCGCTCGGCGGCGACCCGCTGCTCTGGCAGCATCTTTTCTGGTTCTTCGGCCACCCGGAAGTCTACATCATCTTTCTTCCCGCCGCGGGCCTCGTCTCCATGATCGTGCCTACCATGGCCCGCACGCCGCTGGTCGGTTATCACCTGATCGTCGTCGCTCTGATCGGCACGGGTTTCTTCAGCTTCGGGCTCTGGGTGCATCACATGTTCACCACCGGGATCCCCGCGCTCAGCCTCGCCTTCTTCTCGGCCGCCAGCATGGCGGTCGCCGTGCCCTCGGGGATTCAGGTCTTTTCCTGGATCGCGACCATCGCAGCAGGACGGCAGCGTTTCCGTATCACGACCGCATCGCTTTTCATCCTCGGCTTCCTGTTCATCTTCACACTTGGCGGGCTTACCGGCGTCATGGTGGCCATGGTGCCCTTCGATTATCAGGTGCACGACACCTATTTCGTGGTTGCCCACTTCCACTACGTGCTGATCGGCGGCTTCGTATTTCCGCTGTTTGCGGCATTCTACTACTGGATGCCGCTCTTCAGCCGCCGGATGCTCTCGGAACGGCTGGGCCGGTGGGTGTTCTGGCTGATCTTCATCGGCTTCAACGTGACCTTCCTGCCGATGCATCTGACCGGACTCAGAGGAATGCCGCGGCGAGTCTGGACCTATCCCGGCGAAATGGGCTGGGACACGCTGAACCTCATCTCCACGGTGGGGACCTATGTGCTTGCCGTCGGCGTTCTCGTCTTTCTGGTGGATCTCGCCGCGAAGTTTCGCCTCGGGAATGGGCCTCAGGAGAACCCTTGGGGCGCGGGCACACTGGAATGGCTGCCGAACGACGTCTACTCGACCCGAAGCATTCCCCACATCACCAGCCGTGAACCGCTCTGGGACAGGCCGAGCCTTCCCCAGGAAGTACGCGACGGTCATCACTATCTTCCAAACGCTCCGACTGGCGGGCGAGAGACGGTCGTGACCTCGCCGATCCATGCCCGTCCGCAATATGTCATCCAGATGCCGGGTCCCGGCTGGCCGCCCTTCCTCGCCGCGGTATTCACGGCCGCGTTCTTCCTGCTGCTGACGGTAAAACTGGTGACTGTCGCGGTCGCCTGCGGCGTGCTCGCCGTCGTCTTCATCCTCGTGTGGGCCTGGGGACTCGATCCCGGGCCTTCGAAAGGCATGATCGAAATCGCCAAAGGCGTTCGGCTGCCGACCTATATGAGCGGCCCGTCGTCGCACTCCTGGTGGGCCATGGTGGTGCTGATGTTCGTGGCGGCGTCGCTCTATCTCGCCTATGTCTTTTCCTACCTGTTCCTCTGGGTCGTGTCGCCGGAGGTGTGGGCGCCGGTCGGTTCTCCCGAGCCTCCGCCGATCCCCTGGTCCGCGGGGTCCGCGGCGCTGCTGCTTGGCGGTTCGGCCGTCTTATGGTTCGTGAGCCGCAGGCTCTCATCGATGACGGCATCGCGCGTGGCGATGTCGTGCGCCCTGCTTCTTTCGCTCGCGTGCGTGACGGGTGCGTTCGCACTCGAATTGCGGGGCCACCTGGCGACCGGTCTGGGCCCGGGTGAGAACGCCTATGCCGCCATGGTCTATCTCGGCGCCGTCCTTTTCGGGCAACTCGTCTTCGCGCTTTTGATCATGGGGCTGTTCACCATCGCACGGCATCTCGCCGGCAAACTGGATGCCGTGCGGCGCGTGACCTACGACAATTATGCGCTGCTCTATCACTACACCGTTGCTCAGTCGCTGTTCGGCCTCGGCCTGATTCACGGCTTCCCGCGATTGATCGGATAG
- a CDS encoding PTS sugar transporter subunit IIA gives MIYLALNIERAMQINEFHWEREVIIKAHCQDKRSAAELIACETSERTDLAANTILEHLLSREALGTTGFGGGFALPHALVPKLRSPAKLLITLRQSIEFGAPDDEPVDIILALLWPTERQDGFLPALARYCRLFRAERILSGLRSASSKTEAMMVLHSFSDSDVLASSDWTALHERPNGGTRSRDSQSVNSF, from the coding sequence ATGATATACCTCGCACTCAATATCGAGAGAGCTATGCAAATAAATGAGTTCCACTGGGAACGGGAAGTAATCATCAAGGCACATTGCCAGGACAAACGATCCGCAGCTGAGCTAATCGCATGCGAGACATCGGAGCGGACTGATCTTGCGGCGAACACCATTCTCGAGCATCTTCTGAGCCGTGAGGCTCTGGGAACAACCGGCTTTGGTGGAGGATTTGCTCTGCCCCATGCGCTCGTGCCCAAGCTTCGCTCTCCCGCAAAACTGCTAATCACACTTCGGCAAAGCATTGAATTTGGAGCGCCGGATGACGAGCCGGTGGACATCATCCTAGCGCTGCTTTGGCCAACGGAACGGCAGGATGGCTTCTTGCCGGCGCTTGCCAGATACTGCCGCCTGTTCAGAGCGGAGCGAATCCTAAGCGGGCTCCGGAGTGCCAGTTCAAAAACGGAGGCAATGATGGTGCTACATTCGTTCTCCGACTCCGACGTTCTGGCTTCTTCTGATTGGACGGCTCTGCACGAGCGCCCTAATGGCGGGACACGAAGTCGCGATTCCCAATCCGTAAATAGTTTCTAG
- a CDS encoding cytochrome c: MKVLYGIAIVLIVFAAAAVAYAVSPRALEAVERPDPQSFDTAVVAHGERLALIGNCAECHTAELGEAFAGGRPIPTPLGIIYATNITPDPATGIGTRSREAFRRSMYEGLDREGEHLYPAFPYHHFTKVMPEDIDALYAYLMTREPVRNEAPANELTFPFNLRPLLAGWKLLYLDDRRFAGLAGADEQVNRGAYLVQGLAHCGGCHTPRNALQAEKVDQFLQGEVTENWYAPAIAGDVPAAVRWNEEQITGYLTGRWVEQHGVALGPMAPVAHNLSRVTRDDVEAISAYIASLMQNDKAATEAEVTGAVGEPPDSGDIGAVIYAGACAVCHEASPTPFAAGLPLTFSTSLRIPTPLNLIQIIEDGVKPPEGRPGHYMPGFAGALTEEQLVALASYLRERFAGLEPWADIGDVVAKTSGTDSSGTDTAEVE; this comes from the coding sequence ATGAAGGTTCTCTACGGAATTGCCATTGTTCTTATCGTTTTTGCAGCCGCAGCTGTCGCCTACGCGGTCAGCCCACGTGCGCTCGAGGCCGTTGAACGCCCCGATCCACAGAGCTTCGACACGGCTGTCGTCGCCCATGGTGAACGCCTGGCACTGATCGGAAACTGCGCCGAGTGCCACACGGCCGAACTGGGTGAAGCCTTTGCAGGCGGCCGACCGATCCCCACTCCCCTCGGCATCATCTACGCGACGAACATCACGCCGGACCCGGCGACCGGCATCGGCACAAGGTCACGAGAAGCCTTCCGCCGGTCGATGTACGAAGGCCTCGACAGAGAGGGAGAACACCTCTACCCGGCCTTTCCCTACCATCATTTCACAAAGGTGATGCCGGAGGACATCGACGCCCTCTACGCCTATCTCATGACGCGTGAGCCCGTGCGGAACGAGGCGCCAGCAAACGAGCTAACATTTCCGTTCAACCTGAGGCCATTATTGGCCGGTTGGAAGCTGCTCTATCTTGATGACCGGCGTTTCGCCGGTCTCGCCGGTGCGGACGAGCAGGTGAACCGCGGCGCCTACCTTGTGCAGGGGCTGGCGCATTGCGGCGGGTGCCACACGCCGCGCAATGCCCTGCAAGCCGAAAAAGTGGACCAATTCCTCCAAGGCGAGGTCACGGAAAACTGGTATGCACCGGCGATCGCGGGCGATGTCCCGGCGGCAGTGAGGTGGAATGAAGAGCAGATCACCGGTTATCTGACGGGCCGGTGGGTCGAGCAGCACGGTGTTGCCCTAGGGCCCATGGCGCCCGTCGCCCATAATCTCTCGCGCGTCACACGCGACGACGTCGAAGCGATCTCGGCCTATATTGCCTCGCTCATGCAAAACGACAAAGCCGCGACCGAGGCTGAGGTCACCGGCGCAGTGGGAGAGCCGCCCGATAGCGGCGACATCGGCGCGGTCATTTATGCCGGCGCTTGCGCGGTTTGCCACGAAGCGAGCCCTACACCCTTCGCGGCCGGCTTGCCCCTTACTTTCAGCACGTCACTTCGTATCCCAACCCCGCTGAACCTGATCCAGATCATAGAGGATGGCGTGAAGCCGCCCGAAGGCCGCCCAGGCCATTATATGCCGGGTTTTGCCGGTGCTCTGACGGAAGAGCAGCTGGTCGCACTTGCCTCCTATCTGCGCGAGCGTTTCGCCGGGCTCGAGCCCTGGGCCGACATCGGCGACGTCGTCGCTAAAACAAGCGGGACGGATAGCTCCGGAACCGACACAGCCGAAGTGGAGTGA
- a CDS encoding (2Fe-2S)-binding protein — MITLRVNGSTLETDSDPETPLLYVLRNDMELNGAKFGCGLGQCGSCTVLADNMPIFSCLTPIAMLADRDVTTLEGLGSIDAPGPVQRAFIEEQAAQCGYCIPGMIMRAHALLMKNSAPDEAAIRDALEPSLCRCGTHMRILRAVRRASEGFQEQTSAARERNR, encoded by the coding sequence ATGATCACCCTGAGAGTCAACGGCAGCACTTTGGAAACGGACAGCGACCCTGAGACGCCGCTGCTCTACGTTTTGCGCAATGACATGGAGCTCAATGGCGCCAAGTTCGGTTGCGGACTGGGTCAATGCGGCTCCTGCACGGTGCTCGCCGACAACATGCCCATCTTTTCCTGCCTCACCCCAATTGCCATGCTCGCAGACCGCGACGTCACCACGCTCGAAGGACTAGGCTCCATCGATGCGCCAGGCCCTGTGCAACGCGCCTTCATCGAAGAGCAGGCTGCACAATGCGGCTACTGCATTCCCGGCATGATCATGCGTGCGCATGCCCTTCTAATGAAGAATTCCGCTCCGGACGAAGCGGCCATCCGCGACGCGCTTGAGCCTTCACTCTGTCGCTGCGGCACGCACATGCGCATCCTGCGCGCCGTGCGCCGGGCGAGCGAAGGCTTTCAGGAACAGACGTCTGCCGCACGGGAGAGAAACCGATGA
- a CDS encoding xanthine dehydrogenase family protein molybdopterin-binding subunit, protein MTALGQWEIRRRELLKGGGALVLYFTMSPARLVAQETAPNPPPPPELPGSLSEFPFLDAWIRIDSDEAITVFTGKAELGQGIRTALTQVAAEQLKVDFSRIKLLTADTAQTPNEGYTAASHSMEKSGTAILHAAAYLRRMMIGLAAEELGIAADNLRVEDGVVISSAGERRSYGQLVSGKSLHVTVEDQTGAFAPENYTVMGQSVPRVDIPGKLTGEPSYVHDLRLERMVHGRIVRPPRRGARLVNLDTSNVDQMPGVLNVVRDGNYLGVITEGEFQAIKAMQALQAAAQWEGGASLPSDTSIYDHLMQLPADSSVINGPQTPQSPPEGAQAVEATYTRPYQMHGSIGPSCAVGLFQDGQLTIWSHTQGVYPDRAAIAEMMEMDQRSVRLIHMEGAGCYGHNGADDAAADAALLARAVPGRPVRVQWMRDHEHQWEPYGSAMVVRTSGSVSATGDISSWNYEVWSNPHTTRPGPAGNLLPAQLISGAFRPEVPTNIPQPAGGADRNAVPEYSIPNARVVEHFIAEMPLRTSALRSLGAYMNVFALESFMDELALAAGRDPVEFRLARLEDSRAKDVVTTVADAFDWTGWERRPGRGRGFAYARYKNLAAYCAVAIDLDVDVTTGRIKLGRAVAACDSGQVVNPDGIRNQIEGGLVQSASWTLFEQVRFNADGVQSVDWAGYPILRFPSVPAAVEVHVIDRPGEPFLGTGEASQGPAAAAIANAVADATGVRIRDLPLLPERVHATMRA, encoded by the coding sequence ATGACCGCCCTTGGCCAATGGGAAATACGGCGCCGCGAGCTTCTCAAGGGGGGTGGCGCGCTTGTGCTGTATTTTACAATGTCACCTGCGCGGCTTGTGGCCCAGGAAACAGCCCCAAACCCACCTCCTCCGCCCGAGCTTCCAGGAAGCCTTTCCGAGTTTCCGTTCCTCGATGCGTGGATTCGCATCGACAGCGACGAGGCCATCACCGTTTTCACCGGCAAAGCCGAGCTCGGACAGGGCATCCGGACAGCTCTTACTCAAGTCGCAGCCGAACAGCTCAAGGTGGACTTTTCCCGCATTAAGCTGCTCACCGCCGACACGGCGCAGACGCCGAACGAGGGCTATACGGCGGCCAGCCATTCCATGGAAAAGAGCGGCACCGCCATTCTGCACGCAGCAGCCTATCTCCGCCGAATGATGATCGGACTTGCGGCCGAGGAACTCGGTATCGCTGCGGACAATCTCAGAGTAGAGGACGGCGTTGTCATCAGCAGTGCCGGTGAAAGACGAAGTTACGGACAACTCGTCAGCGGAAAATCACTTCATGTGACGGTGGAAGACCAAACGGGGGCTTTCGCGCCTGAGAACTATACCGTCATGGGGCAATCGGTGCCACGGGTCGACATTCCGGGCAAGCTCACGGGCGAGCCATCCTACGTCCACGACCTGCGATTGGAGCGCATGGTCCATGGGCGCATCGTGCGTCCGCCGAGACGTGGCGCCCGCCTTGTCAATCTCGATACATCGAACGTCGATCAGATGCCTGGCGTCCTAAATGTCGTCCGTGACGGCAACTATCTCGGCGTGATTACGGAGGGAGAGTTTCAGGCGATCAAGGCGATGCAGGCGCTTCAAGCGGCCGCCCAGTGGGAAGGAGGCGCTTCGCTGCCGTCCGATACCAGTATCTACGATCATCTCATGCAACTGCCGGCAGACAGCAGCGTGATCAATGGGCCGCAAACACCGCAGTCGCCGCCGGAGGGGGCGCAGGCCGTCGAGGCCACCTACACGCGACCCTACCAGATGCACGGTTCTATTGGGCCGTCCTGCGCGGTCGGTCTCTTTCAGGACGGCCAGCTCACTATCTGGAGTCACACTCAGGGCGTTTACCCGGACCGTGCTGCCATCGCGGAGATGATGGAGATGGACCAGCGATCGGTTCGTCTCATCCACATGGAGGGGGCGGGCTGTTATGGCCACAACGGCGCCGACGACGCGGCGGCCGACGCGGCCTTGCTAGCGCGTGCCGTTCCCGGTCGCCCCGTTCGCGTTCAGTGGATGCGCGACCACGAGCATCAATGGGAGCCCTATGGCTCGGCCATGGTCGTCAGAACGAGCGGCTCGGTTTCCGCTACAGGCGATATTTCGAGTTGGAACTACGAAGTGTGGAGCAATCCGCACACTACAAGACCTGGCCCGGCGGGAAACCTCCTTCCCGCTCAACTGATCTCCGGCGCCTTCAGGCCGGAAGTGCCCACTAATATCCCGCAACCGGCCGGCGGCGCGGACCGGAACGCCGTCCCGGAATACAGTATCCCGAATGCTCGCGTTGTCGAACACTTCATCGCCGAGATGCCTTTGCGTACATCGGCCCTGCGCTCTCTCGGCGCCTACATGAACGTCTTTGCGCTGGAAAGCTTCATGGACGAACTGGCGCTTGCCGCCGGCAGGGACCCGGTGGAGTTCCGTCTTGCCCGTCTGGAAGACTCGCGCGCCAAGGACGTGGTGACCACGGTTGCCGACGCATTTGACTGGACCGGATGGGAGCGCAGGCCAGGACGCGGACGTGGATTTGCCTACGCTCGGTACAAGAACCTCGCCGCGTACTGCGCGGTCGCCATCGATCTCGACGTTGATGTGACAACTGGGCGCATCAAGCTCGGCCGCGCCGTGGCGGCCTGCGACAGTGGTCAGGTGGTCAATCCTGATGGCATTCGCAACCAAATCGAGGGCGGGCTGGTGCAATCGGCCAGCTGGACTCTGTTCGAGCAGGTCCGCTTCAACGCCGATGGTGTGCAGTCTGTGGATTGGGCCGGTTACCCGATTCTTCGTTTCCCGTCAGTGCCGGCGGCCGTGGAGGTTCATGTCATCGATCGTCCGGGAGAGCCTTTCCTCGGCACGGGCGAGGCCTCACAAGGCCCGGCCGCCGCGGCGATCGCCAATGCTGTGGCGGACGCGACTGGTGTGCGCATTCGAGACCTGCCGCTCCTGCCGGAGCGCGTACATGCCACTATGAGAGCGTGA
- a CDS encoding FKBP-type peptidyl-prolyl cis-trans isomerase gives MTKLKNGDIVSIHYTVELSDGSAIVTSHGREPLEIEIGAGQIIGGLDRRISGMSVGEMKKVTIPAEEAYGPHEAAKLLKMPGSGVPRGTTVGTRLRGTTPDGHHKVFTVTELCDEKVTLDANHPLAGEDLVCEVTVLNVVKTYQRGRQKRRASGEGAPAASSQRGDQARAQSRRYIMSAKSVHTEGWPTESREAAQLVIDKYGKPSEITESQLVWHRPGPWKRIVATKAFFDHNFPAPHRDSIESVIDYRVPPEKFSELAAFDGSVIAERTVGEVSARCHDEQANFLALNLMHDIVTGAKSVDEARAYYAKEFVDYRRKKPTPYMEGLRFAPANGSAADPDIRLLSDADLERAKREGE, from the coding sequence ATGACGAAGCTAAAGAATGGCGACATTGTTAGCATTCACTACACCGTGGAGCTGTCTGACGGCTCAGCGATCGTTACTTCGCACGGCCGCGAGCCGCTCGAGATTGAGATTGGCGCCGGCCAGATCATCGGTGGACTTGATCGCCGGATCAGCGGCATGTCCGTCGGGGAGATGAAGAAGGTCACTATCCCTGCGGAAGAGGCATATGGTCCTCACGAAGCAGCCAAACTTCTGAAAATGCCGGGTTCGGGAGTTCCCCGAGGGACCACCGTCGGGACCAGATTGCGGGGAACCACTCCGGATGGGCACCACAAAGTATTCACCGTCACGGAGCTCTGCGACGAGAAAGTGACTCTGGACGCCAATCATCCCCTCGCAGGAGAGGACTTGGTGTGTGAGGTCACAGTGCTCAACGTCGTTAAGACTTATCAGCGCGGTCGGCAGAAACGAAGGGCTAGTGGAGAGGGTGCGCCAGCAGCGTCCAGCCAGCGCGGCGATCAGGCGAGGGCACAATCAAGGAGGTACATCATGTCCGCGAAATCTGTTCACACTGAAGGTTGGCCGACGGAGTCCCGTGAAGCCGCACAGCTAGTGATCGACAAATACGGAAAACCGAGTGAAATCACTGAATCTCAGCTGGTTTGGCATCGTCCGGGTCCATGGAAGCGGATCGTGGCGACCAAGGCCTTCTTTGATCACAACTTTCCCGCGCCGCATCGTGACTCGATCGAGTCAGTGATCGATTATCGGGTTCCACCGGAAAAGTTCTCGGAACTTGCGGCTTTTGACGGAAGTGTAATTGCTGAACGCACTGTTGGCGAAGTATCGGCTCGCTGCCATGACGAGCAGGCGAATTTCCTGGCCCTCAATCTCATGCATGACATCGTGACCGGCGCTAAGAGCGTCGATGAGGCACGCGCCTATTATGCCAAGGAATTCGTCGACTACCGCCGCAAGAAGCCAACTCCGTATATGGAGGGACTGCGTTTCGCTCCCGCTAACGGCAGCGCCGCCGATCCTGATATCCGCTTGTTATCAGACGCGGATCTGGAGAGGGCGAAACGTGAAGGCGAGTAG